The following coding sequences lie in one Candidatus Aminicenantes bacterium genomic window:
- a CDS encoding BON domain-containing protein, which translates to MKRVLLVTALAVALGLSALSLPAATQGLDDPIVKALLSLPHYGVFDNLAYELNGTDVILSGQVLLPITKSEAGRRVARIAGLGKVTNNIEVLPLSKNDDAIRLLAYRSLFGTSDLYKYSLGANPSIHIIVKGGHITLEGVVSSETDAKTALLAIRGVPDSLSQTSHLTVAK; encoded by the coding sequence ATGAAAAGAGTCCTTCTCGTCACCGCTTTAGCGGTCGCCCTCGGCCTGTCGGCTCTGTCTCTCCCCGCCGCCACGCAGGGCCTCGACGACCCGATCGTCAAGGCGCTCCTCTCACTGCCCCATTACGGCGTCTTCGACAACCTGGCCTACGAGCTCAACGGAACAGACGTTATCCTGTCCGGCCAAGTCCTGCTGCCGATCACCAAGTCGGAAGCCGGCCGCCGAGTGGCCCGGATTGCGGGCCTCGGCAAAGTGACCAACAACATCGAGGTCCTGCCTCTGTCCAAGAACGACGACGCCATCCGTCTGCTCGCCTATCGGTCTCTATTCGGCACGTCCGATCTCTACAAATACTCGCTGGGCGCCAACCCTTCGATCCACATCATCGTCAAGGGCGGCCATATCACCCTGGAGGGGGTGGTCTCCTCCGAAACCGACGCCAAGACCGCGCTTCTGGCGATCCGCGGCGTTCCGGATTCGCTCTCCCAGACGAGCCACCTGACGGTAGCCAAGTAA